TTCATCGTTTTCCCCGAAATAGAGTTTTTCCAAAAGATTCATTTTATATTTGGTAGCCTGCTGGGATTTAGTGACTTGCGGGTCTTTTATCTCAATATTCTCATCTACTTGTCCAATGCTCGGCGATTTTACCGTGTCCAGCAAATCCTTCATCGAATGTTTCATCGTCGAATTGCCTCCATGATTCTTGATCAATGTGTATGAACACTCAACTTGTAGCATAAGTGTCAAAGCCGATAACACGGAAATCTGTAAGTCGGTAGCTCCAAACGATTCTATAGCTTCGCATACGGTTGCGACTAAATTCATCGGACCGCAGTTGTAAACGGCTTCTAGAACTATAGCCAAGATTTCAAATGCTCGTTTTGGATCTTCCACCTGGCAACCACACTCGAGGAGAGTTCCGACAAGGTTAAACATTTCTGTCCATACTTTATTGCGAAGATAAACGAGTTGTGGTAGATGGGTGTGGTACATCTTCGGATTAAGTAACGATATGAATACGTTGAAGCAGTCTTTCGTGTGCAAAATAGTACCTAAACATCCAGGACTAAACCTCACGGCTCTGTTCAGAAAAAAACATATTTCGGAATTCATCTCTAATATTTCAATGTACAAAGAGAGTTCTCGAGTATTCTTTATTTCTATGGACGGTACGCAAATTGATCTAAAAATCAATTTAATCAATCCACCGTCATTGATGTAGTCAACATACGGTTGACCGGTCATTTCAATCAGATTGTGTAAGAAAACAATCGTCGTCTTCATCAGACTAGGGGTCACTAGATTCAATTGTTCATTTGTACTTCCACTGTTGCAAGACCAAGTTTTCTCAGAAATATCGGAACCACTTCTGTATGTGTAGAGGTATCCCGATGATTTCGAGGGTATTTCTTGCATTTTCACGTCTgatatattatttgtgtataGGCACAAAATTATTGTCTTTAGTTGCTTGACAGCTCCATTCTTTTCGAGTACTTCTAACACACTATCGACGGGATTTGTATGAGATTCCTTGTTATATTCCAGCGCGACTAATTCGCTGTGTAAACTGGGCAGGCCATTAGTTGCTATTCTTCTATGTGTGCATAAATTAGCCATGATTAGAGCAGCATTTTCCCTCACTAAAGCAGCCTCTTCATTATCCAGCAGTATGTCCAGAGTCATTGACCATAAACACTTATGTTTCTTTCTCAAATCTGTCACAATATCTCTAGCCAGTCGTGCAGATTGAAATAAACCTGCGAAAAATTGAAGAACTGCCGCTCGGAGGATAACGTCCCTTGTTTCCCACAGGATGATaaagttgaatattttattttgttgattAACATCTTCGACGAAAAGTAGATCCCAATTTTTCGTTTCGGAATGATGAATTTCTGCTAAAATATGGTTTAGAATCAGCATAACGTTTCTGGTGATACTCAGTCCCATCAAGGATACAGCAGCAGAAGGTCCTTTACCATAGTGAAAGGCGTCGACTAAGTCGCAAAGGCCTGATATGATGTCTTTCATAGTTTCCTTGGAGCAACTTTTTCTCCTTGCCTTACTCCATCCAAGCATCGCCGATAGATGAACCAGGCATGAGAGCAGCGAATCCAAGTGACCCAGGTTGTACAACTGTTGTGGATCttgaagtttgaggttatcTGTCACCATTTCTATCACTGCTGACCAATCGTCACTGGGTGTCGATTCCGGATCAGATTCAATGTAGAAATCTATAAAATGTTGTTCTTGACAAGCGCAATCCGTTACTAATCCCACAAGAGACCTACTGAGAATCTTTGCATGTTCATCAGAGTTATGATCTATATCGATCATATCTGTTAAATATTGTGTTGGATCCTTGATTATAGATGAAATCCAAGAACTTTTCCCTGTGGACTTATAAAACGGAACTAGTTCCCTCAAAAAGTTAATCACAGATTGTAACAGAACAACGTCGTCTTCGCTGGATGGTAGAATTCTCAAAAATTTACCAAACTGTTCTTCCCATGGGTATTTCAAAATGAACCCTTCGTCATTTTTTTTCCACAAACGATACAGATACACGTAGATGATAAGAGCGCTCAGAATTTCTTGATAATTCGCATAGCATTCACCTCTTTccatttctttcaaacattcGCCGATTGAAAACTCAATACACGACACTTTGATCTGCACAAGATCCTTAGTTTGCATCTTGAGTTGGTCAGTAATCTTTATATCCTGCGGTTCAGTGAAATTTTGAAGCTCGGTTAACTTCTGAAAACCACCGTATACTTCTGAATTCCAATGTATTTGTATGGAAGTCAAGCAGGTTTTATCGGAGAGGATTAATTCGGTTATATCACAATCGGTGTAATCACTGGTTTTTCCATAAATTTCGCATCGTATGGGAGTCGCTAACTTATCGTGGACCACTTTAGGAATCGCCATATTTGATCTAGATGGACTTCCCCTGAGAAAACTACTGTATAAAAGTAAGAACAGCAAAACACTCGAGTCTATCCTCATCCTTTCTTCAGTACAAAACAAGAACATACCTCGTAGGATGAAATAGAATAAATTGAGGTTATGACTAAGCTCATACCTAACCTTACTGTCATAAAGGCAAATACTTTTCAAAATGGAGACGGAGGGTATGACAGAATCTGCGTAGTTGGTGTAATCTTCTTCAATCAATGCGTTGTTCATGATTTTCATAATTGTCTCTACCCCACCTTTTTCAATGAATATATCGTGCAATAAATAATCTTCCATCATAACACTGATTTGTGTTAGAGCCGATCTACGGATTCCTGGTTCAACATTTGTTGAATTTAATAGTTCCAATACGTTATGCAAGCTACTTGGCTGGTAAAATCGCTCGCTACTCTTCGATTTGTTCACATCGAACACCGCTGGGGATATCTGACATATATTGCTCAGTATTTTGTCATTTACGTTGTTCAGTCTAGGGAGAAGCTCTTTCGAATTTTCCTGTTGAGCTAGCAGCCAACACAACCGGGAGAAGGCCTCATCACGCACCAGGTCCTCCGGAGAATACATCAGTAGGATGTTGGATTTGATCACCTGTCAAAATTCTTCAGTAAGGTCAAAGAAGtatagaaaaatttcatatttataaTCGGGGAGGGGAGAATTTCAACAGCACAATCAACATTAAAAAGGAGATGTTATTGTTTGGGGTGATTATTTTGAAAGAAATTAAAGCAAGAATACTCACTTCAATTATTGGCAACCTCAGATCTTTGGCAATATCGGGATCCACTACGTTAACCAGAGTCCTCCCCAATGGATTAATCTTGGAAGCGTAAACTAGAAGAACTGGAAACGAAGGAATGATTCCTGCCCTCACTTTATCCCATATATCATCCGTCACCAGAATTTTGCATTTTAAAAAATGTATAACAATATCTTCTGCATACTTCTGCACTTGCTTGTTTTTATTTGAAAGTCCAAATTGTGCAATTTCAGTCAGAATTTTTGGTCTCAGCAGAAACACTACTTGATTGCTTGATACTCCATAACcgttgaaattcaacatgggtcCAATGGCAGTTATTACCTTTTTGTAGCATAGTTCGTAGGTGTACTCTACGACTTCCTCGATATGATGCGAAAGAAGACTTAGCAAGACATCTTCCATGATGAGAGCATCCTCTTCATTAGTATGCAAGTTGAATTTAGTTGCGCATGTTTCAAC
This genomic stretch from Coccinella septempunctata chromosome 7, icCocSept1.1, whole genome shotgun sequence harbors:
- the LOC123316411 gene encoding rotatin, translating into MTELIIPPSLIDKLGHNISEIRERALISLLSKIDNGYRFENNLAQSKNMLTKLFEWFLFDPCPHEEMVLALIKRILLTDSGSILINHYGPNTIKKELKQVKDCVEPHYQSLVQDLFDIVDAFKEQEVVPPLVSDVPLSYRSGQSSRTKSANDRTATSFGGYISKGPSVEMEGGNPKETFTVERNSKSSPPIHPNVDDLLPNYVFRWQPLIEADRQVLNTLENSLRNPPQPSELLHSCEFFTDVLLHDFPAEVFLQRPTIVLLLQDILLCTLSTRVSASVLNCLTHLTKALVQRIGHCNDPCLRCLKEYKPSSVICSPSNSQTQSSIGEIEFKEDYKSLKECEISTTKYCLTTLKCILDYLIIKPESLRDTAKKKYTNLYKGMILIEHLLYLLKRCFCCEIFNVQPIGTSYEILKELNQCLICFGDLMENYRIEVNTNEINAKLRAIQICILHHCMYFLENFIPSERSIHLLPKCLKNSLTMSLLDIPIAKLYPKLHQDILNYVQTFSKSKESENLEKFHIVNDVCESMSASVELMRNHDVYCFSKLIGLAKNGILSLQFHENLAFVRIAVETCATKFNLHTNEEDALIMEDVLLSLLSHHIEEVVEYTYELCYKKVITAIGPMLNFNGYGVSSNQVVFLLRPKILTEIAQFGLSNKNKQVQKYAEDIVIHFLKCKILVTDDIWDKVRAGIIPSFPVLLVYASKINPLGRTLVNVVDPDIAKDLRLPIIEVIKSNILLMYSPEDLVRDEAFSRLCWLLAQQENSKELLPRLNNVNDKILSNICQISPAVFDVNKSKSSERFYQPSSLHNVLELLNSTNVEPGIRRSALTQISVMMEDYLLHDIFIEKGGVETIMKIMNNALIEEDYTNYADSVIPSVSILKSICLYDSKVRYELSHNLNLFYFILRGMFLFCTEERMRIDSSVLLFLLLYSSFLRGSPSRSNMAIPKVVHDKLATPIRCEIYGKTSDYTDCDITELILSDKTCLTSIQIHWNSEVYGGFQKLTELQNFTEPQDIKITDQLKMQTKDLVQIKVSCIEFSIGECLKEMERGECYANYQEILSALIIYVYLYRLWKKNDEGFILKYPWEEQFGKFLRILPSSEDDVVLLQSVINFLRELVPFYKSTGKSSWISSIIKDPTQYLTDMIDIDHNSDEHAKILSRSLVGLVTDCACQEQHFIDFYIESDPESTPSDDWSAVIEMVTDNLKLQDPQQLYNLGHLDSLLSCLVHLSAMLGWSKARRKSCSKETMKDIISGLCDLVDAFHYGKGPSAAVSLMGLSITRNVMLILNHILAEIHHSETKNWDLLFVEDVNQQNKIFNFIILWETRDVILRAAVLQFFAGLFQSARLARDIVTDLRKKHKCLWSMTLDILLDNEEAALVRENAALIMANLCTHRRIATNGLPSLHSELVALEYNKESHTNPVDSVLEVLEKNGAVKQLKTIILCLYTNNISDVKMQEIPSKSSGYLYTYRSGSDISEKTWSCNSGSTNEQLNLVTPSLMKTTIVFLHNLIEMTGQPYVDYINDGGLIKLIFRSICVPSIEIKNTRELSLYIEILEMNSEICFFLNRAVRFSPGCLGTILHTKDCFNVFISLLNPKMYHTHLPQLVYLRNKVWTEMFNLVGTLLECGCQVEDPKRAFEILAIVLEAVYNCGPMNLVATVCEAIESFGATDLQISVLSALTLMLQVECSYTLIKNHGGNSTMKHSMKDLLDTVKSPSIGQVDENIEIKDPQVTKSQQATKYKMNLLEKLYFGENDEKPILKPIDSTETKSSTTKKKCPVSGVHICKLLLHLYDIYDLKSSKESNQKQIILAATSSILCVSTEAKYYALDTGFLQKIIESLKELSIKLSLESIDCFRRVSDKKRISPMLKDLDCVTGLLTNFLMENVSVKCEAAALGLTDIIHKVWNWFAIQKSALVNVLKMLSTFTTNCPFACQTLPYTSSVAGTGPRKNTSSVSLLHVIVSVVLGEMDMLSKTHEILPLRLCFNILQNCCPVLECRICITKTSLVQGLSKLHPSVSKQQKPWETVELIWLEFLQIFTVYPEGQMYIGKLPDVLDLVISLTQGNRPQNRMIALRVLQNIAFYTPNRARLLTTPNFINTLVTKLENGTTAEKVIVVNTMWALAANNMKAKTVFKSCRLDAKLAEALKKVQLLNDDSLSKDEIERMQYVLDILKDSDRCK